The following are encoded in a window of Mycolicibacterium tusciae JS617 genomic DNA:
- the map gene encoding type I methionyl aminopeptidase, with protein sequence MMGLPGLRSRRVVPQRTPAELDAMAAAGALVASALLAVRNAAAPGVSTLELDEIAESVIRDGGGIPSFLGYHGFPASICSSVNDRVVHGIPTASETLASGDLVSIDCGAILDGWHGDSAVTFGIGALIGVDEALSAATREAMEAGIAAMVPGNRLTDVSHAIEVGTHAAEAKYDRKFGIVAGYGGHGIGRQMHMDPFLPNEGAPGRGPHLAPGSVLAIEPMLTLGTTKTVVLEDEWTVVTADGSRAAHWEHTVAVTDDGPRILTLL encoded by the coding sequence ATGATGGGTCTGCCAGGGCTACGGAGCCGCCGGGTCGTCCCGCAGCGGACCCCCGCTGAACTTGATGCCATGGCCGCCGCGGGCGCACTCGTTGCCTCCGCGTTGCTGGCCGTCCGCAACGCCGCCGCCCCGGGCGTATCGACGCTCGAGCTGGACGAGATCGCCGAATCGGTGATCCGCGACGGTGGCGGTATTCCGTCGTTCCTCGGCTACCACGGCTTCCCGGCCAGCATCTGCTCGTCGGTCAATGACCGTGTGGTGCATGGCATTCCCACGGCATCCGAAACCCTGGCATCGGGTGATCTGGTGTCCATCGACTGCGGGGCCATTCTCGATGGCTGGCACGGCGACTCGGCCGTCACCTTCGGTATCGGTGCGCTGATCGGAGTCGACGAAGCGCTGTCCGCGGCGACCAGGGAGGCCATGGAGGCCGGCATCGCTGCGATGGTTCCCGGCAACCGGCTCACCGACGTGTCACACGCCATCGAGGTCGGGACGCACGCCGCCGAGGCCAAGTACGACCGCAAGTTCGGAATCGTCGCCGGCTACGGCGGTCACGGCATCGGCAGGCAAATGCACATGGACCCGTTCCTGCCCAATGAGGGGGCGCCCGGCCGCGGTCCTCACCTGGCGCCGGGATCCGTTTTGGCCATCGAACCGATGCTCACCCTGGGCACCACGAAGACGGTTGTTCTCGAAGACGAATGGACCGTCGTCACCGCCGACGGCTCCCGTGCCGCACATTGGGAGCACACCGTGGCAGTCACCGATGACGGACCGCGGATTCTGACGCTGCTCTAG